The following proteins are encoded in a genomic region of Rubrobacter xylanophilus DSM 9941:
- a CDS encoding GNAT family N-acetyltransferase: MAGKTTSPPEVRPLVAGELRVAAGLHGRGLPHEFLSRLGRRFLERYYRAFAESPHAAALAAADPGSGRVCGVLIGAFDVRAHYAFVIRRHGAALAAAVAFAALRDPRLLYLLVRTRLVRYLRGVLRSLAYGRAPLPGEREARRVGLLASVVVEEGFRGAGLGRALVAEFERRAWERGVEGLELVTLPDGRGAGPFYERLGWEPAGERVSRSGERYALYVRWPGGGPRRRAVG; the protein is encoded by the coding sequence ATGGCCGGGAAGACCACATCCCCACCAGAGGTCCGCCCGCTCGTGGCCGGCGAGCTGCGGGTGGCCGCCGGGCTGCACGGGCGCGGGCTGCCCCACGAGTTCCTCTCCCGCCTGGGGCGGCGGTTTCTGGAGCGCTACTACCGGGCCTTCGCGGAGAGTCCCCACGCCGCGGCCCTGGCCGCGGCGGACCCCGGCTCCGGGCGGGTCTGCGGCGTCCTGATCGGGGCGTTCGACGTGCGGGCCCACTACGCCTTCGTGATCCGCCGCCACGGGGCGGCGCTGGCCGCCGCGGTGGCGTTTGCGGCCCTGCGCGACCCGCGCCTGCTCTACCTGCTCGTCCGCACCCGGCTGGTCAGGTACCTCCGGGGCGTCCTGCGCTCTCTGGCGTACGGCAGGGCGCCGCTCCCGGGGGAGCGGGAGGCCCGGCGGGTGGGGCTTCTGGCGAGCGTGGTGGTGGAGGAGGGCTTCCGGGGAGCCGGGCTGGGCCGGGCGCTCGTAGCGGAATTCGAGCGCCGGGCGTGGGAGCGGGGGGTGGAGGGCCTTGAGCTGGTGACCCTCCCCGACGGCCGCGGGGCGGGTCCCTTCTACGAGAGGCTCGGCTGGGAGCCCGCCGGGGAGCGCGTCAGCCGCAGCGGCGAGCGCTACGCCCTCTACGTCCGGTGGCCGGGAGGGGGGCCGCGGCGGCGGGCCGTGGGTTAG
- a CDS encoding ATP-binding protein translates to MELQVRFPLGASGPLGCASEIAARHPSYRVEGGGDGARVSVRLELPGDWRLLDDFSTLLRGEEVSYAADGTPVPGEELLRGLRCFLRKQRSGKTAREWCTPASLGDRQLFPCRQIRVYDNDHLTPNSWYAFGSVGGDGAFRVDKEALTERVLEDLGPCVRCPLLDLEAVAETVAALPDRIDPAREAGWRYREGGGGWKVTKAGAAGPSPEEAAAEESRREGLLERLARSVRGGGVPVVGGPVGSRNVPDTGYGDVGGMDETIALVREAVELPITHPEIFQRLGIRPHKGILFHGPPGTGKTLLARAVARESGAHFIAVSGPEILNKYWGQSEARLRGIFAEARAKAPSIILFDEIDSFASARDAMSESFEATLVSQLLSLMDGLNSLGRVCVIATTNRPEALDPALRRPGRFDHEIEIGLPDAGARLHILQIHTRRMPTDPDLDLEQIARLTGGYSGADLEALCREAALACMRRTLNLRDFERRITPRQLAALSVTTYDFRTAMKRVGASIRR, encoded by the coding sequence ATGGAGCTTCAGGTGAGATTCCCCCTCGGGGCGAGCGGTCCTCTGGGCTGCGCCTCGGAGATCGCGGCCCGCCACCCGTCCTACCGGGTGGAGGGGGGCGGGGACGGCGCCCGGGTCTCGGTTCGCCTCGAGCTCCCCGGCGACTGGAGGCTCCTCGACGACTTCTCCACCCTGCTGCGCGGGGAGGAGGTCTCCTACGCGGCCGACGGGACCCCCGTGCCGGGGGAGGAGCTCCTCAGGGGGCTGCGGTGCTTTCTCCGGAAGCAGCGCTCCGGGAAGACCGCCCGGGAGTGGTGCACCCCGGCCTCGCTCGGGGACCGGCAGCTGTTTCCCTGCCGCCAGATCCGCGTCTACGACAACGACCACCTCACCCCCAACTCCTGGTACGCCTTCGGCTCGGTGGGCGGGGACGGCGCGTTCCGGGTGGACAAGGAGGCGCTCACCGAGCGGGTGCTCGAGGACCTGGGGCCCTGCGTCCGGTGCCCGCTGCTGGACCTGGAGGCGGTGGCCGAGACGGTGGCGGCGCTGCCGGACAGGATAGACCCCGCCCGCGAGGCGGGCTGGCGCTACCGCGAGGGGGGCGGGGGTTGGAAGGTGACCAAGGCGGGCGCTGCAGGGCCCTCCCCGGAGGAGGCGGCCGCGGAGGAGAGCCGGCGGGAGGGCCTCCTGGAGCGCCTGGCGCGCAGCGTGCGCGGAGGGGGGGTGCCCGTGGTGGGAGGCCCGGTGGGCAGCCGCAACGTCCCCGACACCGGCTACGGGGACGTCGGCGGGATGGACGAGACCATAGCCCTCGTGCGGGAGGCGGTGGAGCTGCCCATAACCCACCCGGAGATCTTCCAGCGGCTGGGCATAAGGCCCCATAAGGGCATCCTCTTCCACGGGCCGCCCGGGACCGGCAAGACGCTCCTGGCCCGCGCCGTGGCCCGCGAGAGCGGGGCGCACTTCATCGCGGTCTCGGGGCCGGAGATCCTCAACAAGTACTGGGGCCAGAGCGAGGCGCGGCTGCGGGGCATCTTCGCCGAGGCGCGCGCGAAGGCCCCCTCGATCATCCTGTTCGACGAGATAGACTCCTTCGCCTCCGCCCGCGACGCGATGAGCGAGAGCTTCGAGGCGACCCTGGTCTCGCAGCTGCTCTCGCTCATGGACGGCCTGAACAGCCTGGGGCGGGTGTGCGTGATCGCCACGACGAACCGCCCCGAGGCGCTGGACCCGGCCCTGCGGCGGCCGGGGCGCTTCGACCACGAGATAGAGATCGGGCTCCCCGACGCCGGGGCCCGCCTGCACATCCTGCAGATCCACACCCGCAGGATGCCCACGGACCCCGACCTGGACCTGGAGCAGATCGCACGCCTGACCGGCGGCTACTCGGGCGCCGACCTCGAGGCCCTCTGCCGCGAGGCCGCATTGGCGTGCATGCGCCGCACCCTGAACCTGCGCGACTTCGAGCGGCGCATCACCCCGCGCCAGCTCGCCGCGCTCTCGGTGACCACCTACGACTTCCGCACCGCCATGAAGCGCGTGGGCGCCTCCATCCGGCGCTAG
- the eis gene encoding GNAT family N-acetyltransferase, with product MELRRGREGDRAALARLGALSFGNEVSSWEEYYDPRRNPRLDPDGVYVVEEDGAVRATATVLPLEAYVEGRAVEMGGVAAVNTHPAYRRRGYAGALMRLVLARMREEGVHLSALWPFAHAFYRAYGWELAGESLSYRLGPAELPASPEQRRVREYRGEDLPRAMELYAEEMARHPLAVARSEAHWRAWLRREKNAAAVYEREGRVEGYLLYEMTPWREDREPHRTLRVHELVARTPEAREGLLSLLAAQDPLVFGVRLNTPRGEPLHPHLDSSYVRVEVEPEFMLRLVDVEGALGLLDLAADPPLVLEVADDGIPENTGAYTVGEGGLARGEEAEARVSLDVRQLAQLYAGYLPARELARHGRVRASSPAALELLDALFPPRDPYVSPPDRF from the coding sequence TTGGAGCTGAGGCGGGGACGCGAGGGGGACCGGGCGGCGCTGGCGCGGCTGGGGGCGCTCTCCTTCGGCAACGAGGTGTCGAGCTGGGAGGAGTACTACGACCCGCGCAGGAACCCGCGCCTGGACCCGGACGGCGTCTACGTGGTCGAGGAGGACGGCGCCGTGCGGGCGACGGCGACCGTGCTGCCGCTGGAGGCTTACGTGGAGGGGCGCGCGGTGGAGATGGGCGGCGTCGCGGCGGTCAACACGCACCCGGCCTACCGGCGGCGGGGGTATGCGGGGGCGCTGATGCGCCTCGTGCTGGCGAGGATGCGGGAGGAGGGGGTGCATCTCTCGGCGCTCTGGCCCTTCGCGCACGCCTTCTACCGGGCGTACGGGTGGGAGCTTGCGGGGGAGTCGCTCTCGTACCGGCTCGGGCCCGCCGAGCTGCCCGCCAGCCCCGAGCAGCGCCGGGTGCGGGAGTACCGGGGGGAGGACCTGCCGCGCGCGATGGAGCTCTACGCGGAGGAGATGGCGCGGCACCCGCTCGCCGTGGCGCGGAGCGAGGCGCACTGGCGCGCTTGGCTCCGGCGCGAGAAGAACGCGGCGGCCGTCTACGAGCGGGAGGGGAGGGTCGAGGGCTACCTCCTCTACGAGATGACCCCGTGGCGCGAGGACCGGGAGCCGCACCGCACGCTCAGGGTCCACGAGCTGGTCGCCCGCACGCCGGAGGCCCGGGAGGGCCTGCTCTCCCTGCTGGCCGCCCAGGACCCGCTCGTCTTCGGGGTGAGGCTGAACACCCCGCGCGGCGAGCCGCTGCACCCCCACCTGGACAGCTCCTACGTGAGGGTGGAGGTCGAGCCCGAGTTCATGCTGCGGCTCGTGGACGTGGAGGGCGCGCTCGGGCTGCTGGATCTCGCAGCCGACCCCCCGCTGGTGCTGGAGGTCGCCGACGACGGCATCCCCGAGAACACCGGGGCCTACACGGTAGGGGAGGGCGGGCTCGCGCGCGGCGAAGAGGCGGAGGCGCGCGTCTCCCTCGACGTCAGGCAGCTCGCGCAGCTCTACGCAGGCTACCTGCCGGCGCGCGAGCTCGCGCGGCACGGCAGGGTCCGCGCGAGCTCCCCCGCCGCCCTCGAGCTCCTCGACGCGCTCTTCCCTCCCCGCGACCCCTACGTCTCGCCGCCGGATCGCTTCTAG